One Nocardiopsis gilva YIM 90087 genomic window, CGTATCTCGAGTTCCTCCGCACGCCCGACGTGAAGACCGTGAAGAACCGCGTCCATCTCGACCTCCGGCCGTACCCCGGTGACGATCAAGCGGCGGAGGTAGCCCGGTTGCGGGATCTCGGCGCCACCGATATCGACGTCGGCCAGGACGACGTGCCGTGGACGGTCCTCGCCGACCCGGAGGGCAACGAGTTCTGCGTCCTCACCCCGCTCTGACGCGGAGCCTTGCCGACCCTCACCGTGACCACCAGCGATGGCTGCCAGCCGGGCCTCGACGACATCATCGCCTTCGGCACGAGGAGCCCCGGTAGCACTGACGAAGTTTCGGTCGGATATAGCCACGACCTGCGGTGAAAACGATCTGGTTGGTTGAGGGGCTCGCGGCGCTAGCCGACGGACGCTGCTAGCGAAAGGCGATGTGTGACGGCCCCGACCGCGCTGGCTGTGATCGGGGCCCGTCGCGCGATCGCGGGCAGTCAGGTCGCGCCGGTCTTCCACGCGCCGACCAAGATCAGCGCCATCGGGAGCCTGTCGACGACGGCCAGTGCGAGGAAGGAGAAGGGGCCTTCCCCCACCATGACAACACCTGAGTTAGCGACAGGGACTACCGCCGCCGGAAAACCCTTTGAGCCTTCCCACCGCGTTCCCGTAGGTTGCCTGCGGCCCCCGTCGCAGTGAGGACAGAGGACAAACCGCGTGACCCCGCCTGCTCTTTAGACCTGACGCCTTCTTCCGCTCACCTCCAAGCCGACCCTCAGGTCGGCTCTGCCGGGCTGCCCGTGTGTGCCCGGTCATGCAGCGTTTGAGGCCGCGCGCAATCGGTCTTGTGTCAGGTCTAGAGAGATCATGTCTTCAAAACCTCATACTGTGCTGCCCTGGGTCATTCGTCGGACCAGGCTCCCTCTGCTGTCGTTGCGGTGCGTGGACTGCCGGTCGGAGTCGGCCACCACCGGCGAGGGCAGGTTCCGCGTCAACGCCAACGGCAAACTGCTGGACGTGTGGCTGCTGGTCCGCTGCGTGTCCTGCGATCGGACGCGCAAGCTCACCGTGCACGAGCGAGCGCCGGTCAGATCCTTCGATCCGGCCAAGCTCGACGGCTACCACACCAGCGATCCGGAGCTGGTGGCGTCCACGCTGCTGGATCCGCTACTCGCCCGGCGTAACCGCTTCACCGTGGACTGGAAGGGGGCCTGGCGGCTGGACATCCCGTCGGCATGGCTCGACGAGGCGTGGCCGGTCCAGCTGGAGGTCGTCTTCGAGGATCCGGCGTCGGTGCGCCCGGAGCGGCTCATCGCGCACGGGCTCGGCCTCAGCAGGAACGAGGTGCTGCGCCGGATCAAGTGCGACATTCCGCTGCGCCGTCCGACGAGCGCCGGGTTCACCTTTACCGTGATGGCCGGGGACTAGGCAGTGTTTTTCGAACGGGTGAGGTCGCGTAGCCAGATCCGTATCGAGGCGAGCTGGACGGTCCCGTCGTAGATCGCGGCGCGCTTGTCGTACCTGGTGGCCACGGCCCGGTTCTGCTTGAGCAGGTTGATCGCCCGTTCTACAGTGTTGCGGCCGCGGTAGGCACCCCGGTCGAAAGCCGGGGGCCGACCGCCCGCCGATCCCTGCGCCTGCGATTGGCCCGCTGGTCGGCGGGCTGGGCAATGGTCGCCTTGATACCGCGCCTGCTCAGGTGGGAGCGGATCGCCGCTGAGGAGTAGGCCTTGTCCGCGAGCAGCCGGTCGGGCCTGGTCCGGGGGCGCCCGACCGAGCGGGGCAGGTGCAGGGCGACCATCAGCGGCTCGAACATGGGCGCGTCACCGCGCTGGCCGGGCTGGTCGCGGTCACCAGCGGCCGCCTGCGCTGGTCGGCGATCAGGTGGATCTTGGTGGTCAGCCCGCCCGGGAACGTCCCAGTGCTTCCGAGCCGTCCGCTTCGTCCCGTACCGCTTCCCCTTTTTCGCGGCTCCGGCGGCGTGGGAGTGGGCGCGCACGCTGGTGGAGTCGATGCCGACCACCAGGTCTTCTCCGGTGGCGGCGTCGATGCGCAGCCGGTCGGCGATCCTTTGCCAGGTGCCGTCCAGGCACCAGCGGCGGTGGCGCCCGGCCGCGGTCTCCCAGGGGCCGTAGCGTTCGGGCAGGTCACGCCAGGGGATCCCGGTGCGGGTTCGGAACAGCACGGCGTTGATGACGCGGCGGTGGTCGGCCCATTGGCCGCCTTTGGGCGGGTTGTCGGGCATGAGCGGGGCGAGCAGGGCCCACTCGGCATCGGTGAGTTCATGACGGCCGGACACGCTCACCAAGATTGCCAGCGCGAGCCCCACTCCACCCGCCGATTCAAAAAACAGGCCCTAGCGGGGATGTAGCCGCGGCGCGCGATCCCCTCAAGCATCCGTGCGAAATACGCCTCGTCCAGCGGCGGCTCCGGCGGCATGGAGTCGCCCTGGACGACCACGGTGGGCGCGGAGCGGGCCATCTCGGTGATGCGTCGCGCCGTTTGGGTGCGATCAGTTCCCGGTCGGCTTCATCGAGGCGGAAGAAGCGGTCCAGGTGAGCGCGCGAGGGCAGCTCGGCATAGCGGCCAATAGCGGGCCGCTTGCTCATCGGTGAGGAATTCAGCTGGCATGCCCCAGAAGTTACGAGCAGGGGCGACGCCCTTAGCGCCGGATGCCGCTCGCTTGTTCCTCTGCCCCGACGCTGTAACGAGGACGAAAAGGGCGTCTCCGGCAGTTCACCGAATCACAACCAGAACTGCGCAGATCATCACGACTCAGCGAGCTCCGAGGCCTCTGACCAGCCCGTTGCCCCTTTCAGGATTATCTTGTCTGCCCCCGTACCATCACTACTCTCCCCATCGGCGTCCGGAACCCGTCGGCGTTTTCGCAGCCGACCGCCCGCGCGGCGGACCACCGGAGTCGCGCGCCGGTTCCCCGCCGTTCCACGCGGAGGCGTGGTGCGCGATGTGCCGCTGTTCGAGAAGAGAGAAGAGACCGCCCGGGGAGGGAATGACCAGCAGCGGCCGATTCATGTTCCCCTTCGCGTGCGCGGCAGTAAGGTTGCGCCGGTTATGCGGCGTTCCGCGCCCGCAACATCGCCATCACCCGAATTCGGTCACAGAAAGCGGAGGGAACAATGTCCAGTCGAAACCGCCGCGCCTTTCCGCGCGTCGCCATGATCGTTTCCGTCCTCACCGCTGGCCTACTGGTCTCGGCGAGCCCCGCCTCGGCCCACACGGTCGGGCAGGCGGTCCGCGCTCCCGCGGGCTGCGCCTGGATCAGCGGGGGCTACAGCACCCTGGACTCCTCACCAGTCAAAACGTCGTCGGGCACCAGATACGGGACTGTGTACCTGCTGTGGAGCAATGAATACAGGCAGAACTGCGTCATCACGCGCAAGACCGGTTCGCTCCATGGGACCTCGACATGGACCGACGCCACTCTGTACACCCAGGACGGTGGAACGTACTGGAACCGGGGCAACCTCTCCCACTACGCCGCCGCCACAGCCGCGGCCGCAGGAAAGTGCGTCAAATACCGCGGCATAATCCGCAGCGGAAAGGGCAGCACAGGCGGGACCAAGGCCCAGGGGGGCCGCGGCAGTTGGGGGAACTGCGGGTAGTCCTGTGCGCCGCGGCGCTGCCCCCGTCCTCCATCGGGGCGGTTTCGCCGGGGGACTTGACGGCGTCGCCGCGGCGACCGGAATAGCGTTTCCGAATCCGGCCGGGGTCGCTCCCCGGTCGGCCGGCTGGGCGATGGTCGCCTTGATCTTGTGCCTGCGCAGCTGGGCCCCGATCGCCGCTGAGGAGGAGACCTTGTCCCCCGACAGCCGGCTGGGGCGGGCCGCGATGGCCAGTGACCGCCGGTGCTGCTCGGCGAGCTGGTGGATCTTGGTGGTCAGCCCGCCCGGGGAGCGTCCGAGTGTTTCCGGTCCATCCGGTTCGTCCCGCGCCGTGTCCCCTTTTTCGCAGCCCCCGCGGCATGGGAGTGGGCGCGCACGCTGGTGGAGTCGATGCGCTGCCAGGTGCCGTCCAGGCACCAGCGGCGGTGGCGCCCGGCCGCGGTCTCCCAGGGGCTGTAGCGTTCGGGCAGGTCGTGCCAGAGGATATCCCGGTGCGGGTTCGGAACAGGATGGCGTTGATGACGCGGCGGTGGTCGGCCCATTGGCCGCCTTTGGGGGTTTGGCGGGCGTAAGCGGGGCGAGCAGGGCCCACTCGGCATCGGTGAGGTCGAAACGGCCCGACACGCTCACCGAGCCTGCCAGGCTGAGCTCCGCTCCACCCGCCGATTCAAGAAACAGAACCTAGAGCCGTCTGAGCTCCAGGTTGGGAGTGTCCGGTCAGCGGCCAGGCGCACATCGTCGGCGACGACCCCTCAGCGGGTGGTGAGGAGGCCATCCACCAGGGCTCGGAGGCCATCCACGTAGGTGTCCTCGGCGGTCAGCGGCGCCCACTGGTCCGCGACCTGCGCCAAGCGGGGTAGCTCGTCCGGGTCGAGATCGGCGAAGACTCGCTCCCGGAAGGTCGCACGGTCATCGTCTGCGCGCCGCCGGGCCGCTGTCGCCCGGACCACGATCTCTCCGGCGGTGTAGTACCAAATCGTGCGGTAACCGTGCACGGCCCGCTCGGGGGGCAGGCCGCATTCGACCAGGCCGTCGACGATCTGCTCGACGAACCATAGTGCGGACGTGGACATCAGGTCATCGGCGGTCAGCACCTCCACGATCCAGGGGCAGGCGGCGAGCGCCTCGTGGATCGCGGCAGCGGCGACGATGATCCGCTCGCGAGGCTGGGCGGGCAGTTCGGGTCGGTGCAGGGTCCGCGCGGCGTGGTCGTCCAGCAGCAGGACGAGCAGTTCTTCCTTGTTGCGGACGTGGTGGTAGAGCGCCATCGGCGTACTGCCGATCTCTGTGGCCAGCCGTCGCATGGTCAGCCGGTCCACGCCTTCTGCGTCCACGATCCGGCGGGCCGTCTCGACAACCTCCTCACGGGAGATGCGGGGAGGTCGGCCGAGGGTTTTGCGCGATGTGGACGGTTGCGGCATGCCCTCATCATCCCCCAGGTGTCGACAACGGCGTTCCCCTAACAGTACTTTCCTTACATGTATAAAAATTCACGAGGGCACCCCGGAGTGGTGCTGGCGGCGGTGGCCGTCGCCCAGCTCGCCGCCGCCCTCTTCGTTCTCGCGGTGGTCGTGGCGATCGGCGTGTTGCCCCCCGCCGGGCCGAAACACCGGCCCGGCGACCCGCCGCCCCCGCAAGGAACCGACTGGAAGGAACGCCGTCATGACGACCCCCATCTCATCCATCGACCTGTTCGCCTCGGCGCTGCACATCCACCCCGACGGCGATGTCCGAGCCGCCGAACGGCGCATGACGAGCAGCGATTCCGGCGCCTGGCAGATCGCGACATTCCACGTGGAGACCGACGCCGACGTTCACGCTGACTATTGGGAGATGCACCCGGAGGCCGAGGAAGCGGTGTGCTGCTTGACCGGCGGCGTCCGCCTCTGCTTCCGTGCCACCAGGCCCGGTGGCGGGGAGGACATGGTGCAGTTGCGGGCAGGCAGCGCCGTGATCGTTCCCCGTGGTCGCTGGCACCGCCTGGAGCTGGACGCTCCCAGCGACCTGGTGTCGATCACCCTTCGCCACGGCACCCGCCTCGAAAAGCGCACTGACACTCGCTGACCGGACTATGGCCCGGCAGATGCGCTGCCGGGCCACGCCGAGCAGGGGATCGGAGTCCTGGGCCGCGGTGTGCATACGGGCGCGCTCGTCGGGCAGCTCGCGGGGTGCGGCGCGTTCCACGGCCCCGGAGGTCCGGCGGTGTCCGGGTGGCAGTGGGGTGGGGGTCACGGTCAGGGGGCAGCCTGGCGGTTAGTTCCGGCGAGACCAGCGAACGGCAGCGGGCAACAGGAACTGTGGGCGCAGGCGGTCAGGTCATCGCAGCCCGCCGCCAGCGCTTCGGTCAGCGCCTGACGGATGATGGTGAGGTCGGCAATCTTCGCCTCGACCTCGGCGAGCTTTTCGTGCGCGCGCTCGCGCAGCCCGGCTCGGGGGCGGCCGTGATGGTGAGTGCCGGCCTCCAGCAGGTCGGCAACCTCGTTCAATGTGAAGCCGAGCCGCTGGGCCGCCTTGATGACCCGCAGTACGGCGACCGTCTCCGGCGGATAGAGCCGGTGGCCGCCGTTTGACCGTTGCGGCTCGGCCAGCAGTCCGCGGCGCTCGTAGTAGCGCAGTGTCTGGAGGTTCACTCCGGCCGCCTCGGCGACCTGCCCAGTGCGCATCGGCGGCCTGCTCACGGCGATTGCTCCAGCGCGGCGGAGGCCCGTGCGGCTAGCGCATCGAGCACCGTCTTCTGCGTCGGCGGCACGGTCATCTCCCAGTGCAGCCGATCCGCGTGGCGGGTGAAGGCGAAGGTGAAGAACGAGCAGCAGCCGCTTTCCCGCGCGGCCAGGTCCCAGGCCGCGGCCCCGTATCCGATATCCACGACCAGCCGCAGCCGGGTCGGCTCCAGTCGGGCCACGGCGCGCACCGCATCGGCGAACAGTGCATCGAACTGCGCAATCCGGTCGGGCAGCTGCACCACATCCAGCGTGCATTCTGCCGGTGCCCACACCGTCTGCGCCGATCGGTCACTCCTGTTCGGGGCCGCTACGGCTGCCCCAGCCCGGGCAGCGTCGCCATCGCCCGCTCCGCAGGCGCAGGCCCCCGCGGTCACGCACGCCGGGCCGCACGCGGCCTCCTTCTCCTCTGATACGGGGAAACGGGTGTTCCCGCCCGAGGCGCGCGCTTTATGGTCGTTCATCGACGGCCTCCTCCATCGCTCTGGGACCGGTCGAGCAGCAGGCCTAGCGTTGCCCCGTAGACCACGTGCAGGACCAGTGTGGCGATCGCGATCTTCGGGGTCTCGGCGGTGCCGAACGGCCCCCACCCCAGGTAGGGCAGCCACACCAGCCCCATCAGCGCCCACAGTACAGTCGCGTAGGCGACACCGATCAGCACCGTCACCCGGCGGAACAGCCCGGCGAGAAGCGCTCCGGCCGCCGCGCCGTAGGCCAGGTGGGCGGTGGCCGCCAGTGCGACCGCCCCGGGCTCCGGCACGGCCCCCAGGCCGTGGGATACCAGCGCCATCGGGACCGGCTTGGGCATCGGTGAGATGCCGGTCGCTGTCGCAGCCAGCATCGGCACGCTCATCGCCACCGTCGCCAGGGCGCCCCAGCCGATGCCGGCCACCAGTCGCTGCCGATCAAGCACCCGCCTCGGGCTGGTCGTCGTGTTTTGTTCTGTGGTCACGATGGCCTCTCTGTCTGTCGTCCTGGGCGCGCGCACGAGGGCCCGGCTGTCGCAGTTCCCTCGATTGCGACGTTAGGCCTGTACCTAGGTACAGGTTGCAAGTGTGGAGCCCCCGTTGACAGTCACTTTCTACGCGCGTCCTCTTCTTGGCGGACCGCCGACCGTCACTCGTCGATCGCCGAGCGGGTGGGCGACCTCCCTCCTCGCGGTCGTGGGCATCAAGCCCGACAGCGGGGGAGCCGCGTTCGTCCAGCCGCCGTTGGAACTCG contains:
- a CDS encoding DUF6789 family protein, which translates into the protein MTTEQNTTTSPRRVLDRQRLVAGIGWGALATVAMSVPMLAATATGISPMPKPVPMALVSHGLGAVPEPGAVALAATAHLAYGAAAGALLAGLFRRVTVLIGVAYATVLWALMGLVWLPYLGWGPFGTAETPKIAIATLVLHVVYGATLGLLLDRSQSDGGGRR
- a CDS encoding cupin domain-containing protein — encoded protein: MTTPISSIDLFASALHIHPDGDVRAAERRMTSSDSGAWQIATFHVETDADVHADYWEMHPEAEEAVCCLTGGVRLCFRATRPGGGEDMVQLRAGSAVIVPRGRWHRLELDAPSDLVSITLRHGTRLEKRTDTR
- a CDS encoding DUF1062 domain-containing protein, with the protein product MDCRSESATTGEGRFRVNANGKLLDVWLLVRCVSCDRTRKLTVHERAPVRSFDPAKLDGYHTSDPELVASTLLDPLLARRNRFTVDWKGAWRLDIPSAWLDEAWPVQLEVVFEDPASVRPERLIAHGLGLSRNEVLRRIKCDIPLRRPTSAGFTFTVMAGD
- a CDS encoding TetR/AcrR family transcriptional regulator, which translates into the protein MPQPSTSRKTLGRPPRISREEVVETARRIVDAEGVDRLTMRRLATEIGSTPMALYHHVRNKEELLVLLLDDHAARTLHRPELPAQPRERIIVAAAAIHEALAACPWIVEVLTADDLMSTSALWFVEQIVDGLVECGLPPERAVHGYRTIWYYTAGEIVVRATAARRRADDDRATFRERVFADLDPDELPRLAQVADQWAPLTAEDTYVDGLRALVDGLLTTR
- a CDS encoding MerR family transcriptional regulator, encoding MSRPPMRTGQVAEAAGVNLQTLRYYERRGLLAEPQRSNGGHRLYPPETVAVLRVIKAAQRLGFTLNEVADLLEAGTHHHGRPRAGLRERAHEKLAEVEAKIADLTIIRQALTEALAAGCDDLTACAHSSCCPLPFAGLAGTNRQAAP